TTTCAGTAGTCGCTACCCAGATCCTTCAACTTCGACCATGAGCTCTTCATTCTTCGATTGGGACAATGGTAATGCCAGCAGAATGATTCGCTATATCCAGCTGGTAGGCTTCGGCAACGTTCAACCCGTACAATACCAGCAACGGATAGGCCTGACACCTGAGTTCGCCGGCATGCCGATCTGGCCAGCCGAAGGATCCGTGCGCTACAAGGACGGTGTAGTTCTCATCAAGATGGGTGATGCGGTAGATCCAACGCACGCTCTGTATATGGAAAATGACAAACCATGAGCGATCTCAATCCTACTGCCAAACCGTTTCGGCGCCGGCACATTTTGGTATTCCTCCTACTCACGCTAATCGCGTCCATCGCGATCGGCAAATTAGCCGGAGTGTTTGGCCGGATGCAGCATAGCGTCTGCGTTACGGCCGTCTCTTCGGATAGTGGTATTACTCAACTATTTTATTCAGACCGTGCGGCCGAGTTCTCGGAAGAAAACTCTCAGAGCGCCATCATTCACGCAGGTCAGCAGAAAGTCTGCTTTACCACTGGTACTGGCGCCAAGTTTCTAAGATGGGATCCGAACAATAATCCGGCGACGATGGTCGTCAAAAGGATAACCATCAACTTTTGGGGATTGAAACAGAAGCTCGACCTACAACAACTTGAGCCGTCATTGTCTGTTTCGAAGACTCCGGATAGCGAAAGTGATACGGCTTACGCTTTCAACGACAACGATCCGCAAATTTATTTCACATTACCGAGCACATTTTCGCATATAGAAAATCTGGCGTGCGTGTTGATACTGTGGCTTAGCTTAACAACTACCGCAGTTTTCACCGGACACGTGTTCAAGGAAGCGCTCCTTAGAAAAAAACCTGCCTATTTGATGGGTGTGTTCACTGTCATAGCGTTAATTCTGGTCTATCAGATCACCGGGAAAATTGCGGTAAACGACGGCGCCGGCTGGGATGGGCAGACTTATCTCGGCCTTCTTGTTCAGTGGAAAAACACCGGTGTAGTTCCTAACGACCCCTATCGAATCAGCCGGATTATTGGGTTTCTGCCGCTGGTGCTGGCCGAGTTCTCATTTGGCTTGAGCATTAGCAAGCTGATAGTGATGCAAACGGTCCTGAACATCGTCGGCATCGGCATCGGCGTTGGCTTTTTCATGGACTACTTGCTCAAGTGCGGTCTTCCCCTGAAAAGAGCGTTCCAGTATTCCGTGTTGTTGCTGGCAAGTTGGCCGGTACTGGTGATGTCTACCTATTACCCGATCCTCAGCGATCATCTCGCGATCATTTTGACGTGCGTAGGCCTGTGGTGCCACGTGGAAAAACGCTTCCTCGGGCTGGCAGCCATCTGCGCGATTTCACCGTTTATCATGCCGGGATATTTTCTCGTTCCGTTCATCTTGCTGTGTTTACCTAATCAACCACAGGCGCTTACGGCCTTTAGCCGCTTTTCATTGTCGACGAAGTGGAGAATCGCAACGTTCGTCGCCCTGTCCATAGCCATGATCCTGTATGTAGTGACATGGATGTTGAAAATCGACGATGACACACTGCTGCACAAGGGTCTTTATCTGACTCCGGCATGGCTTGATCTGAGATTGGTCAGCTCCGTATTGGTTGTCGCTGCGCTGGTAGTGATAGCCTGGGCGTGGAGCAGTCAACTCAAGAACAACGGGATTTTTGCCCACTTTTCGATGAAATGGTCCCTCTTAGCAGTGGGTGCTGTTGCAGTAGGCCACGCGGCGCTTTACATCGGTCTCGACTGGAACAGCGGCTTCAGGGGACCGCCGCTTATAGAAAACATGCTCTATCAGGCACTTAACGCTCCGCTTAAGCCCCTCGCAGCGCACTTTGTGTTCTTTGGCCCGGTATTTGTCGCTACGCTGTTTTTGTTGTTTAAAGCGCAACAACCCACTAACACCACGTACGCCATCAAGGCGATCTTGCTTGCCTTTATGCCAATATTTGCGATCGGTTCCGAGAGTCGCCAATGGATCTCGGTATTACCCTTATTCTTCGCATTTGCCGCTCAATCCAATATCAGTGACGTTAGAACTCGATTGCTCCTTTGGTTTTCCGCGCTCATGGCGTTGCCACTCTTCTGGCTGGCAAACTCAGTCGCGGACGCTTCTTCTTCGGGCCTGCCAATGTCAGATTTGAAATGGCAACTCTATTTTGGTCGACAAGGTCCATGGATGTCCCAGCCGGTCTACCTGAGCTCGCTAGCGATCATGTTTGTCTTCGTCACATTGTGGTTCTGGCCAACTGTGAAGTCGGACAAAAAAGCGCTGGCCCAGTAGGTTCGTTCGACATAACGCTCTGGTTGTGTAGTAAAATCGCGCGCATTCTCATGCGCGCAGTCAAAAAAACCTGGATGGATCATGGACGCAAATCACCAAATTCCTTTGTTTTCCGCGGTAGCGGCCAATGCCGGTATTGACTTCTCCGAGCCGCTAATGCGCGTCGTTAATCGCCATTGGTACATTTTGGGTGAAGAGGTCAAGAATTTCGAAAGCGAGTTCGCCAGTTATGTGGGTGCCGAGCACTGCATCTCCGTCGCGAATGGCTCGGAAGCACTGGAAATCGCTTTGCTCGGCATGGGCGTGGGGCCGGGTGACCGTGTTGTGACGGTAGCGAACGCGGGTTTCTACAGCAGCACTGCTATCCACGCTGTCGGCGCCGAGCCGGTATATGTTGATGTCGACCCGCTTACTCTGACCATGTGCCCAAATTCCTTGGAAAAGGCGCTGAACCAGCCTGCCAAGGTGGTCATCGTTACGCACCTGTACGGGCAGTTGGCAGACATCGAAACTCTCGCGAGCATTTCTCGCTCGGCCGGGGCAGCTGTGCTTGAAGATTGTGCCCAGTCCCATGGTGCGCGCTCTGAAAAAGGCCAGTGTGGCTCCTTCGGTGACTTGGCCTGTTTCAGCTTTTACCCGACCAAAAACCTCGGCGCACTGGGCGACGGTGGCGCGATCGTGACCTCATCCTCCGAGATCGCCGCGCGACTGCTGACGCTTCGCCAATATGGCTGGTCGGCTAAATACCACGTTACCGTACCGCACGGCCGCAACAGCAGACTTGATGAGATGCAGGCCGCAATCCTGCGAGTCAAGCTGCCGCTGCTCGACCAGTGGAACGAGCAACGTCGCGCCATTGCCCGACGCTACTGTGCTGCCTTCAGCAACCTGCCGGTGAAACTGCCTGCGAGCCTGGGCGACGACTTCGTAGCTCACTTGTTCGTGATTCGTGTCGAAAATCGTGACGCATTCGTCGCCTACCTCAAAGAGCACCAAGTCAGCACCGATATTCACTACCCGGTTCCCGACCACTGGCAGACCGCGTACACACCGCGCGAAACATTCAACCTGCCGGTCACCGAGGCGGCATGCACTCAACTGGTTTCCTTGCCTTGCTTCCCGGGGCTGACTGACCAGCAGGTCGATCGCGTGATTGAAGTGGTTAGCGGCTACTTCAAACAGGAGATTTAGGGTGCTGTCGCTCGTCATCCCGGTTTACAGGAACGAGGAATCCCTGCCATCGCTGTTCAAAGCCGTCGGAGATCTGAACGTCGAGCTTCAGGGTGCTCTGGAAGTGGTTTTCGTGGTCGATGGCAGTCCGGATCGTTGCTACGAAATCCTGCGTGATCGCCTTCCAGAGCAGAGTTTTGCGTCTCAGCTGATCCTGCTGTCGAAGAACTTTGGTTCTTTCATGGCGATCCGCACAGGCTTGCAGCATGCCAAAGGACGGACGTTCGCCGTGATGGCCGCCGACTTGCAAGAGCCGCCAAGCCTGGTGCTCACCATGAACCGGGTGTTGAATACCGAACCGGTGGACGTGGTGGTCGGAGTCCGCGAAGGTCGTGACGACCCGTTCCTGTCGAAACTGGCATCGAAAACTTTCTGGGGTCTGTACAAGCGCTATGTGATCCCGGAAATGCCTGCTGGTGGCGTCGACATGTTCGGCTGCAATCTGGAGTTCCGCGACAATCTGCTCAAGCTTGAAGAGCGCCACAGCTCGTTGATCGCGCAGATTTTCTGGCTCGGTTTCCGCCGCCAGGTTGTCAGTTACACACGCGTCGCCCGTGAACACGGCAAATCGGCGTGGACGCTGAAAAAGAAAGTCAATTATCTGATGGACAGCGTGTTCTCGTTCACTGACTTGCCTATTCGCCTGCTGATCCGCGTTGGCGCAGCAGGCTCGGCTCTTTCAGCGTTGTATGGTGTCAGCGTAGTGTTTGCAAAGATGGGCGGCCTCATCGACGTGCCTGGTTATGCCATGACACTGTTTACCATTACCCTTCTGGGCAGCCTCAATCTGCTAGGTCTGGGCGTGATCGGTTCGTACGCTTGGCGTACGTATGAAAATACTAAAGGGCGCCCTTTGGCGATCCCAATGAAAGTTTCTGAGTTTGGAGCCAATAAATGACTGATTCGCGGGATTTTTTTGTTCACGACCGTGCGATCTGCGAATCGTCCACTATTGGTGCTGGCTCGCGGATCTGGGCATTTGCGCACGTGCTGCCAAACGCCCTTATCGGTGCTGATTGCAACGTCTGTGACAACGTCTTTGTCGAGAACGACGTGATCATCGGCGATCGAGTAACGCTCAAGTGCGGCGTTCAGGTTTGGGACGGCATCACTATCGAAGACGATGTTTTCGTGGGGCCGAATGTCACTTTCACCAACGACAAGTTTCCACGCAGCAAAATCTATCCGGAAGCGTTCTCCCGAACCATCATCCGTAAAGGTGCGTCGCTGGGTGCCAACTCGACGATTCTACCCGGTATTACCATAGGTACTTCGGCAATGGTCGGCGCAGGCGCGGTCGTTACCAAATCCGTTCCACCAAATGCCATCGTGGTCGGTAACCCGGCGAAGATCATCGGCTATGTCGATGCCAAGCCCACTGATGGCACGGTAGTAGACAACCCGGTCAAAGTCGGCAAATCGGATGTTTACCCTTGCGGCGTCACACTGCACCGCATGATGGAAGCGGTAGATATGCGCGGCAGCCTGAGTGTCGGCGAATGTGGTAAAGACGTCCCGTTCGAAGTAAAACGTTACTTCCTCGTGACCGACGTTCCGACAGCAGAAACCCGTGGTGAACACGCTCATCGTGAATGCCACCAGTTTTTGGTCGCGGTCAAAGGCACGGTGCATGTGGTTGCCGACAATGGCAAACATCGCCAGGAGTTTGTACTGGACCACCACACTTTGGGCCTGTTCCTGCCAGCGATGACCTGGGGTATTCAGTACAAGTACTCGGCAGATGCGGTACTGCTGGTATTCGCTTCCGAGCACTATGCCTCTGACGACTATATCCGCGATTACGATCAATTCCTGATCGAGAAAAAAGCGCAGATTGGTTGATTGCCGTGAAAATCTCCAACCTGATGAAAATAAAGTTTTTCCGGTTCCTCCTTAC
This window of the Pseudomonas fluorescens genome carries:
- a CDS encoding DegT/DnrJ/EryC1/StrS family aminotransferase — translated: MDANHQIPLFSAVAANAGIDFSEPLMRVVNRHWYILGEEVKNFESEFASYVGAEHCISVANGSEALEIALLGMGVGPGDRVVTVANAGFYSSTAIHAVGAEPVYVDVDPLTLTMCPNSLEKALNQPAKVVIVTHLYGQLADIETLASISRSAGAAVLEDCAQSHGARSEKGQCGSFGDLACFSFYPTKNLGALGDGGAIVTSSSEIAARLLTLRQYGWSAKYHVTVPHGRNSRLDEMQAAILRVKLPLLDQWNEQRRAIARRYCAAFSNLPVKLPASLGDDFVAHLFVIRVENRDAFVAYLKEHQVSTDIHYPVPDHWQTAYTPRETFNLPVTEAACTQLVSLPCFPGLTDQQVDRVIEVVSGYFKQEI
- a CDS encoding WxcM-like domain-containing protein, with translation MTDSRDFFVHDRAICESSTIGAGSRIWAFAHVLPNALIGADCNVCDNVFVENDVIIGDRVTLKCGVQVWDGITIEDDVFVGPNVTFTNDKFPRSKIYPEAFSRTIIRKGASLGANSTILPGITIGTSAMVGAGAVVTKSVPPNAIVVGNPAKIIGYVDAKPTDGTVVDNPVKVGKSDVYPCGVTLHRMMEAVDMRGSLSVGECGKDVPFEVKRYFLVTDVPTAETRGEHAHRECHQFLVAVKGTVHVVADNGKHRQEFVLDHHTLGLFLPAMTWGIQYKYSADAVLLVFASEHYASDDYIRDYDQFLIEKKAQIG
- a CDS encoding glycosyltransferase family 2 protein, whose protein sequence is MLSLVIPVYRNEESLPSLFKAVGDLNVELQGALEVVFVVDGSPDRCYEILRDRLPEQSFASQLILLSKNFGSFMAIRTGLQHAKGRTFAVMAADLQEPPSLVLTMNRVLNTEPVDVVVGVREGRDDPFLSKLASKTFWGLYKRYVIPEMPAGGVDMFGCNLEFRDNLLKLEERHSSLIAQIFWLGFRRQVVSYTRVAREHGKSAWTLKKKVNYLMDSVFSFTDLPIRLLIRVGAAGSALSALYGVSVVFAKMGGLIDVPGYAMTLFTITLLGSLNLLGLGVIGSYAWRTYENTKGRPLAIPMKVSEFGANK